The following are encoded together in the Planctobacterium marinum genome:
- a CDS encoding helix-turn-helix transcriptional regulator, with translation MTIDSNTDIGELMLANEVADFLRTTTASLYNQLSRGNEGQTIPSSIQVGRKRMWLKSDVIAWLQAQKEKTQLRMDVNQTPRPADLNKPTIRRI, from the coding sequence ATGACCATTGATTCAAACACTGACATTGGCGAGCTAATGCTTGCCAATGAAGTGGCTGATTTTTTACGAACTACAACAGCCAGTTTATATAACCAACTTTCCCGAGGAAATGAAGGTCAAACCATCCCTTCAAGTATACAAGTTGGCCGAAAAAGAATGTGGCTGAAGTCCGATGTCATCGCTTGGTTACAAGCTCAAAAGGAAAAAACTCAATTACGCATGGACGTCAACCAAACACCGAGACCAGCTGACTTAAACAAACCAACGATTAGGAGAATTTAA
- a CDS encoding type I restriction-modification system subunit M translates to MLNKEKLNNLTGEIWKSAERLRGKFKAYEYQSVVLPIIVIRRIECVLIEWRQSKREEIQNKRSDIQDDALETMVKQLELKHHIYNKTNWTLKKVTEEDPTLLEDNFRAYINGFSENIQDIIDHFDYRAVIGKMKKNGRLSPILNQYATEKLGPEHLSNLEMGYVYEELLRRFSEQSGEEAGEHFTPREVIRLMVELLDVQIDNRHVSIYDPACGTGGMLSVAKEHMLDTAKNEDERKRRDDLITLHGHELQPQNYAICQADMLIKNDTHAQICFGNSLIPHRPDNEEPGDQLASANDKFDYMLSNPPFGVTWGGKDGYETEAKKYSDTRYKAGMPRSNDGALLFLQTMLAKMKPQEDGGSRIAIVFNGSPLSNGDCGSGESEIRRWILENDWLDAIVMLPDQLFYNTGIFTYVWLLTNNKPASHEDKVMLIDARKQFDKEPKSFGNKRNRILESHRQWIEEQYRNGWNDDYQNDKVKIFKTKDFAYHKVSVVFWQTDENDKPAIVTESYDKAFTSANIKKEQDFYDSELSFEVTLNWQGNVRTVSFELQPDDSFTKIYDSKVKGAFSDKISGISKKFDTAKERNKAIKEFIKAVDVIAVKYTHRHYIKDDEYIPYGTDITSFLEQEVKKAIIRWSDSPQLGYEFLPNKYFYEYQEPRLASSLLEEFWALEEKAEAILKNLGGTLHK, encoded by the coding sequence ATGTTAAATAAAGAAAAATTAAATAACCTTACTGGCGAAATTTGGAAATCTGCTGAGCGACTAAGGGGCAAATTCAAAGCCTATGAATACCAAAGTGTGGTATTGCCCATTATTGTAATCCGTCGCATTGAATGTGTATTAATTGAATGGCGTCAATCAAAGCGTGAAGAGATCCAAAATAAGCGTTCTGACATTCAAGATGACGCGTTAGAAACAATGGTGAAGCAGTTGGAGCTCAAACATCATATCTATAATAAAACCAACTGGACACTTAAAAAGGTAACGGAAGAAGATCCTACCTTATTGGAAGATAACTTTCGCGCATACATCAACGGCTTTTCTGAGAATATCCAAGATATCATTGACCATTTTGATTACCGAGCAGTAATTGGAAAAATGAAAAAAAATGGTCGTTTGTCTCCAATATTAAATCAATACGCAACTGAGAAGCTTGGTCCAGAGCACTTGTCGAACCTAGAAATGGGTTATGTTTACGAAGAGCTATTACGCAGGTTTTCTGAACAAAGTGGTGAAGAAGCTGGAGAGCACTTTACACCTCGTGAAGTTATACGCTTGATGGTTGAGTTGCTTGATGTACAAATCGACAACCGCCATGTTTCCATATATGACCCAGCATGTGGAACCGGCGGCATGCTGTCTGTTGCTAAAGAACACATGCTTGATACCGCGAAAAATGAAGACGAGCGAAAGCGTCGAGATGACCTTATTACTCTTCATGGTCATGAGTTGCAGCCACAGAACTACGCTATCTGCCAGGCTGATATGCTCATCAAAAATGATACCCATGCCCAAATCTGTTTTGGTAACTCGTTAATTCCGCATAGACCTGATAACGAAGAACCCGGTGATCAGTTAGCGAGTGCCAACGATAAGTTTGATTACATGTTATCTAATCCGCCTTTTGGTGTTACCTGGGGTGGTAAAGATGGCTATGAGACAGAAGCGAAGAAATACAGTGATACGCGTTATAAAGCGGGAATGCCTCGTTCCAATGATGGTGCATTATTATTTTTACAAACCATGTTGGCAAAGATGAAGCCACAGGAAGATGGTGGAAGTCGTATTGCTATTGTTTTTAATGGCTCTCCACTGTCGAACGGAGACTGCGGCTCTGGCGAAAGTGAAATTCGCCGCTGGATTTTAGAAAATGACTGGTTAGATGCAATCGTCATGTTGCCTGACCAACTATTTTATAACACGGGTATTTTTACTTATGTCTGGCTGTTAACCAACAACAAGCCCGCTAGTCATGAAGATAAAGTCATGCTGATTGATGCCCGCAAACAGTTTGATAAAGAGCCAAAATCTTTCGGTAATAAACGTAATCGAATTCTTGAGTCTCATCGTCAGTGGATCGAGGAACAGTATCGAAACGGTTGGAATGACGATTATCAAAACGACAAAGTCAAAATATTTAAAACAAAAGACTTTGCGTATCACAAAGTCTCAGTCGTTTTTTGGCAAACAGATGAAAATGACAAGCCAGCCATAGTTACTGAAAGTTATGACAAGGCATTCACTTCTGCAAATATAAAGAAAGAACAGGATTTTTATGATTCTGAGCTTTCATTTGAGGTAACTCTAAACTGGCAAGGAAATGTTAGAACAGTTTCATTCGAACTGCAGCCTGACGATAGTTTTACCAAAATTTATGATTCTAAGGTGAAAGGTGCCTTTTCAGATAAGATTTCAGGGATTTCCAAAAAATTTGATACTGCAAAAGAACGTAACAAAGCGATTAAAGAATTCATCAAAGCTGTTGATGTCATTGCTGTTAAATATACTCATCGTCACTATATAAAAGACGATGAGTATATCCCTTATGGAACTGATATTACGAGTTTCCTTGAGCAAGAAGTTAAAAAAGCAATTATTCGATGGTCTGATTCACCCCAATTGGGTTATGAATTTTTACCAAACAAATACTTTTATGAATATCAAGAACCAAGATTAGCAAGTTCTCTATTAGAAGAGTTTTGGGCACTAGAAGAAAAAGCCGAGGCTATTCTAAAAAACTTGGGTGGAACCCTACACAAATGA
- the maoP gene encoding DUF413 domain-containing protein: MQLEQGFVVAEPFRDQLNFPYGFGKSGDFSINEARLLATLGARLSKLEQGIVEPQNQVEEAFVDMCISMREPTTIVERLWRKYLRLTTTRRFHTLHGCSRVHSKDTGPTELVEEL; the protein is encoded by the coding sequence ATGCAATTAGAACAAGGTTTTGTGGTAGCTGAGCCCTTCAGAGATCAGCTCAATTTCCCTTATGGGTTTGGTAAAAGTGGTGACTTTTCCATTAACGAAGCCCGACTCCTGGCAACATTGGGAGCTCGGCTGTCAAAACTTGAGCAAGGCATTGTCGAGCCTCAAAATCAGGTTGAAGAAGCCTTTGTAGACATGTGTATTTCCATGCGTGAGCCCACTACGATTGTGGAGCGTCTGTGGCGCAAATACTTGCGACTTACCACCACTCGCCGCTTTCACACCTTACACGGTTGCAGTCGAGTGCACAGTAAAGATACGGGTCCGACAGAGCTGGTTGAAGAATTATAA
- a CDS encoding class I adenylate cyclase: MHINHKDFPGFIDDEHIPFGLINYNFKDVLKQSIIELFPDNQTLIEEQIRDFWPKKRAIDSVLLMGSIGSIGQSTKSDFDYWVCIDGTRYSAREKKLLQQKLILVEQWAEEVHDMEVHFFLSEIEKVKNNDFGEASGESAGSAQAVFLKSEFYATNIMIAGKVPFWWLVPESTTDAQYKKLWEIMQSGSEPDPKWFMDLGNVEKLVKAEIFGAAIWQISKAMDSPFKSVLKMAKLEVFLENIGTERPLCNILKKRVHFYERFNQDPRSVDPYAMMFDQLLEHYTKVGNEDVVELLKKCLYIKSECKLSGANSIQEQTFKTDIIKGYVEAWKWSPGKLQHLDNIKNWDFSAVSSLGQQIHNFLIGCYRRLSSKIQQQEQLVKIEDSTVIGRKLDSFYTKKDGKIVYLKRAFDEGLLLSDITIKAELDLSSPGKKRWSVYRGEIHHWDDKEVASCLLKESNDPMDLVLWCVFNRIIDTRTNILVTRNCEPITEESLIKFVKQLEEMFPPIRISDIPRNKLLAPSRITRCLTVINFESWPNVADLQTVRTAYQTSWGELYSVAGFEALEDLRRDLFHARRKPEIFVKTHDSPHKNRIFEEFKERTQMDFENLI; this comes from the coding sequence TTGCATATCAATCATAAGGACTTTCCCGGGTTTATTGATGACGAGCATATTCCGTTTGGCCTTATCAACTACAACTTCAAAGATGTTTTAAAGCAATCTATCATCGAGTTATTTCCCGACAACCAAACGCTTATCGAAGAGCAAATTCGCGATTTCTGGCCAAAGAAGCGAGCCATAGATTCGGTGCTGTTGATGGGCAGTATTGGCTCCATAGGGCAATCCACTAAATCAGACTTTGATTATTGGGTTTGCATTGACGGCACTCGGTATAGTGCCCGTGAAAAAAAACTACTACAGCAAAAACTGATATTGGTAGAGCAGTGGGCTGAAGAAGTGCACGATATGGAAGTGCACTTTTTTCTTTCAGAGATTGAAAAAGTTAAAAACAATGACTTCGGTGAAGCCAGCGGTGAGAGCGCCGGATCGGCACAGGCGGTATTCCTGAAATCAGAATTTTATGCCACCAATATCATGATTGCAGGCAAAGTTCCTTTTTGGTGGTTAGTACCAGAATCCACTACTGATGCACAGTACAAAAAACTATGGGAAATTATGCAATCAGGGTCTGAGCCTGACCCCAAGTGGTTTATGGATCTGGGCAATGTTGAAAAACTGGTAAAAGCGGAGATCTTTGGTGCCGCAATATGGCAGATCAGCAAGGCCATGGATTCGCCTTTTAAATCTGTATTGAAAATGGCCAAACTTGAGGTGTTTCTGGAGAACATCGGTACAGAGCGGCCTTTGTGTAATATCCTCAAAAAGCGAGTTCATTTTTATGAACGCTTCAATCAAGATCCTCGCTCTGTTGACCCTTACGCCATGATGTTTGACCAACTCCTCGAGCACTATACCAAGGTAGGCAATGAGGATGTTGTAGAATTGCTGAAAAAGTGCCTTTACATTAAAAGTGAGTGCAAACTATCAGGAGCGAATTCGATTCAGGAACAAACCTTCAAAACCGACATCATAAAAGGGTATGTGGAGGCCTGGAAATGGAGTCCCGGCAAGTTACAACATCTGGATAATATCAAAAATTGGGATTTCTCGGCGGTGTCGTCTCTGGGCCAGCAGATACACAATTTCTTAATCGGTTGTTACAGACGTCTTTCGTCTAAAATTCAGCAGCAAGAACAGCTGGTTAAAATTGAAGATTCCACGGTTATTGGTCGAAAACTGGATTCTTTCTACACTAAAAAAGACGGCAAGATCGTTTATTTGAAACGGGCCTTTGATGAAGGATTGCTGCTTTCTGATATTACCATCAAGGCTGAACTAGACTTGAGTTCTCCGGGTAAAAAGCGTTGGTCAGTTTACCGGGGGGAGATACATCATTGGGATGACAAGGAAGTGGCCTCCTGCTTGCTCAAGGAAAGCAACGACCCGATGGACCTGGTTTTATGGTGCGTATTTAACCGCATTATTGATACCCGCACCAATATCTTGGTAACTCGCAATTGTGAACCTATTACAGAAGAGTCCTTGATCAAGTTTGTAAAACAGCTAGAAGAGATGTTTCCACCTATTCGCATTTCGGATATTCCCCGCAATAAACTGTTGGCACCTTCCCGCATTACCCGCTGTTTAACGGTAATCAATTTTGAAAGTTGGCCCAATGTCGCAGATTTGCAAACGGTGCGCACTGCTTATCAAACCAGTTGGGGAGAGTTGTACAGTGTGGCAGGTTTTGAAGCGCTGGAGGATTTGCGACGGGATTTGTTTCATGCCCGCCGCAAACCAGAAATTTTTGTCAAGACTCACGATAGCCCACACAAAAATCGCATCTTTGAGGAATTCAAAGAGCGCACCCAGATGGACTTTGAGAATCTGATATAA
- a CDS encoding type IV secretion system DNA-binding domain-containing protein: MKLAKLTVALMAFITIPVFCIYLLKMTDANPLRLSLALTIDAAKSAAMISALLSVILGVALFPFMSKRERYKHVSGPEILVSRAAIKHANRTLDVTKESKGLLVHPDIAINKQDECGNLFVFGMQGSGKSTIIKSWLSQLMNRSEIVLIYDEKREYTELFLNENVALLSPGDERSVVWDLSADITDVSSARTFANSVIHQTSNEPFWSDSARLVVAGALMCLVRRGNSWNWGDLHALLFNDSCALQQELKEHFPEAALFADPENKTSASVLAVVSSQLSWIQYLSEVQHSDTQVFSFSSWFSADEPKKLIVQTNPAYRSMSQSLFSAALSMLTNRVLALTDSSRRGIWLVLDELAAIPKNDSIEIWLSRCRSKGARTIAGTQSISQIQSIYGDKSAETILSLFFTVIALRVGAAGQSGAVASQTIGKRRVILTSVTTDSTGRKSETQSEQDMPVVTAEDLIHLSKPDKKGIKGYLTIAGTNAVYELKWPYPNLPKLAADFVPAVVSTDNHSHTTSGLSSKSTNPFIKD; the protein is encoded by the coding sequence ATGAAATTAGCAAAGCTTACAGTTGCCCTCATGGCATTCATTACCATTCCAGTGTTTTGCATTTACTTACTAAAAATGACGGATGCCAATCCACTCAGGCTTTCACTTGCTCTAACTATTGATGCCGCGAAAAGTGCAGCAATGATATCTGCACTGCTGTCGGTTATTTTAGGTGTAGCACTGTTTCCATTTATGTCGAAGCGAGAGCGCTACAAGCATGTTTCAGGGCCTGAAATATTGGTTAGCCGCGCGGCAATTAAGCATGCAAACAGAACTCTGGATGTTACTAAGGAATCGAAAGGACTACTGGTACATCCTGATATTGCAATTAATAAACAAGATGAGTGCGGTAATCTGTTTGTTTTTGGAATGCAGGGATCAGGCAAGTCGACAATCATAAAATCATGGCTAAGCCAGCTAATGAATCGTTCCGAGATCGTCCTAATTTACGATGAAAAACGTGAATATACAGAGCTATTTCTTAATGAAAATGTGGCTTTACTCAGTCCAGGAGACGAAAGAAGTGTTGTCTGGGATTTATCAGCAGATATTACTGATGTTAGCTCTGCTCGTACTTTCGCAAACTCAGTAATTCACCAGACTTCAAATGAACCGTTTTGGTCAGACTCCGCGCGTCTGGTTGTCGCCGGTGCATTGATGTGTTTAGTTCGGCGGGGCAACTCTTGGAATTGGGGAGATTTGCATGCCCTACTTTTTAATGATTCCTGTGCGTTGCAACAGGAATTAAAAGAGCACTTCCCAGAGGCTGCATTGTTTGCAGATCCAGAAAACAAAACCAGCGCGAGTGTTTTAGCGGTCGTATCTTCGCAACTGAGCTGGATACAATACTTATCTGAAGTACAACATTCAGACACCCAAGTCTTTTCCTTTAGTAGTTGGTTTAGCGCCGACGAGCCAAAAAAACTCATCGTGCAAACCAATCCTGCATACAGAAGCATGAGTCAGTCTCTTTTCTCTGCTGCTTTATCAATGTTGACCAATCGTGTTTTGGCATTAACTGATAGCTCAAGACGTGGAATTTGGCTGGTGTTAGATGAACTGGCCGCAATACCTAAAAATGACAGTATTGAAATTTGGTTATCGCGTTGTCGCTCGAAGGGCGCGCGCACAATAGCGGGCACCCAAAGCATTTCACAAATACAGTCCATCTACGGTGATAAGAGTGCAGAAACAATTCTGAGTTTGTTCTTTACAGTTATCGCATTAAGAGTCGGTGCTGCTGGTCAATCTGGTGCGGTGGCTAGCCAAACTATAGGAAAACGTCGGGTAATATTAACTTCAGTCACAACAGATAGCACTGGAAGAAAATCGGAGACTCAATCTGAACAGGATATGCCTGTAGTAACTGCTGAAGACTTAATTCACCTTTCAAAACCGGACAAAAAAGGAATTAAGGGCTATTTGACCATCGCAGGAACAAATGCTGTTTACGAATTGAAATGGCCTTACCCTAATTTACCTAAACTCGCCGCTGATTTTGTTCCAGCTGTCGTGTCTACTGATAACCATTCTCATACCACAAGCGGCCTATCTAGCAAATCTACTAACCCATTTATAAAGGACTAA
- a CDS encoding PIN domain-containing protein, translating into MQQLLISDANILIDMEEGELLDVMFQLPYEFAAPDILFAEELADEHAHLPDLGLALREVSADSMMYAMQLTTRYTRASRNDCFALALAKQEQCPLLTGDMALRVAAEKEAAIVKGTIWLVSQLVVHQKIDIAQARQAYSLMKKNGRRLPWKLAEQALIEIEKATDN; encoded by the coding sequence GTGCAGCAACTGCTAATTAGTGATGCAAATATACTAATTGATATGGAAGAAGGTGAGCTTTTGGATGTTATGTTCCAATTGCCATACGAGTTTGCAGCACCAGACATTTTGTTTGCCGAAGAATTAGCAGATGAACATGCCCACCTTCCTGATTTAGGGTTAGCACTGAGAGAGGTTTCAGCTGACTCTATGATGTATGCAATGCAACTCACCACGAGGTATACCAGAGCTAGCAGAAATGACTGTTTTGCGCTGGCGCTTGCCAAACAAGAGCAGTGTCCTTTGTTAACCGGGGATATGGCTCTTCGAGTTGCAGCGGAAAAAGAAGCCGCAATAGTGAAAGGTACTATTTGGTTAGTGAGCCAATTGGTCGTTCATCAAAAAATAGACATAGCGCAAGCTAGGCAAGCATACTCATTAATGAAAAAGAATGGCCGAAGGTTGCCTTGGAAGTTAGCCGAACAAGCGTTAATTGAAATAGAAAAAGCGACAGACAATTAA
- the mobF gene encoding MobF family relaxase yields MLATAPVKNVGYYEDLAAEDYYLTGGEPPGRWFGEGAESLGLTGIVDEKHFSNLMAGLSSDGKEKLCQNVDNSNRVPAYDNVFSPDKSVSITWASVEPDERQLIQDAHDAAVRAALTFLEEKAAYTRRGRDGACLEKLSGLVIGTYQHSTSREQDMHLHTHAVIMNLGQREDGTWGSIVGRFLYTWRTAAAAVYQSQLAKEVSRLGYKINIADNGKSFAITGVSPEICKVFSKRSIQIEDAMNKYGAGARASKLGDDLSKYTRTKKTEIDRPALFSKWQRELVENGFDVSTLKLQEGPQIGFDSDNESFDVQALLTRLTENLSVFKECDMYREAALLAMKTGHSGNQAQLLVQEAKEDSNIVQLAIDARHNVLFSTKDMLAAEQEMISLAKQLRTTSFGYSILAEAVLDACEDQPFLMTDEQKESALEACLPCCLSIIQGSAGAGKTTLMKTVVDIHEGLGSKVIGAANTKAAALNLEEQAEIPGYTVTRLLGLLESGKPPLHKNEVLIVDESGQLGTFQVLELMKHAKRLGFKLLLVGEDKQLDAIQHGGVLKYLSSPDVIGTTRIETIQRQTQSWDRQAVADFRDGYADKALHQYAKRDQLRFGKNHEETLVLMVDAWKEFIQENPDKGYLMMAQRWEIVHQLNAAARIHLKSLGKLGNEDITVKGIVSKKAISFDVSVGERIRLTENDYEKNLTNGHTGTVLRVIRNLADEVVMYIKLDSGRTVKIRTSEYCDEQGRAFVAPAYAQTVYASQGLTIDGQTFIHYNSSMDRANTYVACSRHKEKATIFANKADIEEYIPPSHQNAPETEIKLIAGMAACMAIENRPKLACEYLTQEQEEHHKLEIIEHEPLHLLSW; encoded by the coding sequence ATGCTCGCAACTGCACCGGTAAAAAATGTTGGCTATTACGAGGATCTCGCAGCAGAGGACTATTATCTGACCGGAGGAGAACCTCCTGGTCGATGGTTTGGCGAGGGCGCGGAGAGCCTTGGCTTAACAGGAATAGTTGACGAAAAACATTTTAGTAATTTGATGGCTGGTTTGAGTTCTGATGGGAAAGAAAAGCTCTGCCAAAATGTCGATAACAGCAACAGAGTGCCCGCTTATGACAATGTCTTTAGTCCTGACAAAAGTGTTTCCATTACTTGGGCAAGCGTGGAGCCAGACGAACGACAGCTCATACAAGATGCTCATGATGCAGCTGTTAGGGCTGCTTTAACTTTTTTGGAAGAAAAAGCAGCTTACACCAGAAGGGGGCGAGACGGAGCTTGTCTAGAAAAACTTTCTGGACTAGTAATCGGCACTTACCAGCACAGCACAAGCCGTGAACAGGATATGCATCTGCATACCCATGCTGTGATCATGAACCTTGGACAGCGTGAAGATGGCACATGGGGATCAATAGTTGGTCGCTTCCTCTATACTTGGCGTACTGCGGCCGCTGCTGTTTATCAGAGTCAACTGGCCAAGGAAGTTAGCCGCTTAGGTTACAAAATTAATATCGCCGATAACGGTAAATCATTCGCCATTACAGGTGTATCACCTGAAATCTGCAAGGTATTTTCAAAACGCTCCATTCAAATTGAAGATGCCATGAATAAATATGGCGCAGGTGCTCGCGCATCAAAATTGGGTGATGATTTATCCAAATATACTCGAACAAAAAAAACTGAGATTGACCGCCCCGCTTTGTTTTCAAAGTGGCAGCGTGAATTAGTCGAAAATGGATTTGACGTGTCTACGCTGAAACTCCAGGAAGGGCCTCAAATTGGGTTTGATTCCGATAATGAATCGTTTGATGTACAAGCGTTGTTAACTCGATTGACTGAAAATTTATCTGTTTTTAAAGAATGCGATATGTATCGCGAAGCAGCGTTGTTAGCAATGAAAACAGGTCACAGTGGTAATCAGGCACAACTGCTCGTCCAGGAAGCGAAGGAAGACAGTAACATCGTTCAGCTTGCGATCGATGCAAGACATAATGTGTTGTTTTCAACTAAAGACATGTTGGCCGCAGAACAGGAAATGATTTCATTGGCGAAACAATTACGAACCACCAGTTTTGGATACAGTATTTTAGCTGAAGCCGTACTTGATGCATGTGAAGATCAACCATTTTTGATGACCGATGAACAAAAGGAATCGGCTCTTGAAGCCTGTCTTCCCTGTTGTTTGTCTATTATTCAAGGCTCCGCAGGCGCGGGAAAAACAACTTTGATGAAAACGGTTGTCGATATTCACGAAGGCCTCGGTAGTAAAGTCATCGGTGCTGCCAACACTAAAGCCGCAGCACTTAACCTTGAAGAGCAGGCGGAAATTCCCGGGTATACAGTTACACGTCTACTTGGGTTACTGGAATCTGGTAAGCCACCATTGCATAAGAATGAGGTGTTGATCGTCGACGAAAGTGGGCAGCTTGGAACATTTCAGGTACTTGAATTAATGAAACATGCTAAGCGACTTGGTTTCAAATTGCTGTTAGTTGGTGAAGACAAGCAATTAGACGCAATTCAACATGGCGGTGTTCTGAAATATCTGTCTTCTCCTGACGTGATTGGCACAACTCGGATTGAAACCATTCAGCGGCAAACACAAAGTTGGGATCGCCAGGCCGTTGCTGATTTTCGTGATGGTTATGCAGACAAAGCACTTCATCAGTATGCGAAGCGTGATCAGCTCCGGTTTGGTAAAAACCATGAAGAAACCCTGGTTCTAATGGTAGATGCGTGGAAGGAGTTCATTCAGGAAAATCCTGATAAAGGTTATCTTATGATGGCACAACGCTGGGAAATAGTTCATCAACTGAATGCAGCTGCCCGTATTCATTTAAAATCGTTGGGTAAACTTGGCAATGAAGATATCACTGTAAAGGGTATTGTGAGTAAGAAAGCAATATCGTTCGATGTGTCCGTTGGTGAGCGAATTAGATTGACCGAGAATGATTACGAAAAAAATCTAACGAATGGTCATACTGGAACGGTACTTAGGGTAATACGCAACCTAGCTGACGAAGTGGTTATGTATATTAAGCTTGATTCTGGACGAACAGTAAAGATACGCACGTCAGAATACTGTGATGAGCAGGGGCGCGCATTTGTAGCGCCAGCCTACGCGCAAACAGTCTATGCAAGCCAGGGGCTTACTATCGATGGGCAAACCTTTATTCATTACAACAGTTCAATGGACCGGGCAAACACTTATGTTGCCTGCTCTAGACACAAGGAAAAGGCAACGATATTTGCTAATAAAGCTGATATTGAAGAGTACATTCCGCCGTCTCATCAAAATGCCCCTGAAACAGAGATAAAGCTAATTGCGGGCATGGCTGCATGTATGGCGATAGAAAATCGCCCGAAATTAGCGTGTGAATATTTAACTCAGGAGCAAGAAGAACATCACAAATTGGAAATAATCGAACATGAGCCACTGCACTTGCTTAGCTGGTAG
- a CDS encoding helix-turn-helix domain-containing protein, with protein MFAERLERARKAAGLSMKALGGEIGLSANAIKKYEHGEAMPSSSNLLKLAKALDVRTEYFFRPTKVQLEGVEYRKRASTPKKTLARINGDVLDQAERWYELLEFYPDSVKPIPEFSLPEALPEKVETLEQAEALAILMREEWDLGLNPIHDMIDTMEAKGIMIITTDVETDKKFDGLAGNIGPTPVVVISTSQSGDRQRFTLAHELGHLVVHGRLADDIDEEKACNLFAGAFLLPKQALIDHLGESRRYIEPRELFMLKHEYGISMLAILYRAGQCGIITESTQRGLFMSFSKKGWRTEEPGKPYEQETTYLLKQLVYRALGEEYIGESKAAELLGLSVSSFHKERKLEVLSAATAN; from the coding sequence ATGTTTGCAGAACGATTAGAGCGTGCTCGAAAAGCTGCTGGGCTATCAATGAAAGCTTTAGGCGGCGAAATAGGTTTGTCAGCCAACGCTATTAAAAAGTATGAACATGGAGAGGCTATGCCTTCTTCATCAAATTTGTTGAAGCTTGCTAAAGCTTTAGATGTTCGTACCGAATATTTCTTTCGTCCAACAAAAGTGCAGCTTGAAGGCGTGGAGTACCGAAAACGAGCAAGCACACCTAAGAAAACTTTAGCTCGTATCAATGGCGATGTGCTCGACCAGGCTGAACGCTGGTACGAATTGTTAGAGTTTTATCCTGACTCCGTAAAACCTATTCCTGAATTTTCTTTGCCAGAAGCTTTACCTGAAAAGGTAGAGACTCTTGAGCAAGCTGAAGCTCTTGCAATTTTAATGCGCGAAGAGTGGGATTTAGGCCTAAACCCTATTCATGACATGATTGATACTATGGAAGCCAAGGGGATCATGATCATTACAACAGACGTAGAGACTGATAAAAAGTTTGACGGTCTTGCGGGCAATATAGGGCCAACTCCTGTTGTAGTTATTTCGACAAGTCAAAGTGGCGATCGTCAGCGCTTTACCTTAGCTCATGAATTAGGTCATTTGGTTGTACATGGCCGTTTAGCTGATGACATTGACGAAGAAAAAGCATGCAACCTTTTTGCAGGCGCTTTTTTATTACCTAAACAGGCATTGATAGACCATTTAGGTGAGAGTCGCCGATACATCGAACCACGCGAATTATTTATGTTGAAGCATGAATATGGAATTAGCATGCTAGCTATTTTATATCGTGCTGGGCAGTGCGGAATTATCACAGAGTCAACACAACGTGGTCTCTTTATGTCTTTCAGTAAAAAAGGATGGCGTACTGAAGAGCCTGGTAAGCCTTATGAGCAAGAAACAACTTACTTGCTTAAGCAATTGGTTTATCGAGCGCTAGGAGAAGAATATATTGGTGAATCTAAAGCCGCGGAGTTGTTAGGTTTATCTGTATCCAGCTTTCACAAGGAGCGTAAGCTGGAGGTGCTGAGTGCAGCAACTGCTAATTAG